One genomic segment of Thermoanaerobaculia bacterium includes these proteins:
- a CDS encoding branched-chain amino acid transaminase, with protein sequence MAFEDVQKVWMNGKLVDFADAKIHVFSHVVHYGSGVFEGTRCYETERGPAVFRLRDHTDRLFASAKIYRMEIPYAKEKIEEAVLETIRANGFDACYIRPVVYRGMGTLGVNPFNSPIDVAIGVWKWGKYLGPEALENGVDACVSSWNRMAPNTFPAMAKATANYMNSQLIKMEALTNGYVEGIGLSPDGTVAEGSGENIFLAHHGRLITPTVASAGLPGITRTTVIRLAHDCGIEVVEQVVPREMLYIADEVFFCGTASEITPIRSVDRIPVGSGTRGPIVERLQKEFFSIVEGRVPDRHGWLTPVGVPERAAARA encoded by the coding sequence ATGGCTTTCGAGGACGTCCAGAAGGTGTGGATGAACGGCAAGCTCGTCGACTTCGCCGACGCGAAGATCCACGTCTTCTCGCACGTCGTCCACTACGGATCGGGCGTCTTCGAAGGGACGCGCTGCTACGAGACCGAGCGCGGGCCGGCCGTCTTCCGGCTCCGGGACCACACCGACCGGCTCTTCGCCTCCGCGAAGATCTACCGGATGGAGATTCCCTACGCGAAGGAGAAGATCGAAGAGGCGGTCCTCGAGACGATCCGCGCCAACGGCTTCGACGCGTGCTACATCCGCCCGGTCGTCTACCGCGGGATGGGAACCCTCGGCGTGAACCCGTTCAACTCTCCGATCGACGTCGCGATCGGCGTCTGGAAATGGGGGAAGTATCTCGGGCCCGAGGCTCTCGAGAACGGCGTGGACGCGTGCGTCTCGTCGTGGAACCGGATGGCGCCGAACACGTTCCCCGCGATGGCGAAGGCGACGGCGAACTACATGAACTCGCAGCTGATCAAGATGGAGGCGCTCACCAACGGCTACGTCGAAGGGATCGGCCTCTCGCCCGACGGGACCGTCGCCGAGGGGAGCGGGGAGAACATCTTCCTCGCCCATCACGGCCGGCTGATCACGCCGACCGTCGCGAGCGCGGGGCTGCCCGGGATCACCCGGACGACCGTGATTCGTCTCGCGCACGATTGCGGCATCGAGGTCGTCGAGCAGGTCGTCCCGCGCGAGATGCTCTACATCGCCGACGAGGTCTTCTTCTGCGGCACCGCCTCGGAGATCACGCCGATCCGGTCGGTCGACCGGATCCCCGTCGGCTCCGGCACGCGCGGCCCGATCGTCGAGCGGCTGCAGAAGGAGTTCTTCTCGATCGTCGAAGGGCGCGTCCCCGACCGCCACGGGTGGCTCACGCCCGTCGGCGTGCCGGAGAGGGCCGCCGCCCGCGCGTGA
- a CDS encoding RsmE family RNA methyltransferase, with protein sequence MAKTPPLFVVDGPVAEGSRIALDAAGRRHARARRLAEGSAVRLTDGAGCEARGVIERLSRDACEVRVLAGVAREIGPPGVELFVSAIRLPRLSWLAEKATELGAGKVTIVASERAQRGRVEGAARDRERLARIARAAAEQSGQLTAPEFAGPVAAAEVLARAAAVSSALLLDRSGGPFPGSLATPVALWVGPEGGWSAEELAAADAAGWTRVRLPGATLRAETAAIAAIVLTLRAIDTAARAGGQ encoded by the coding sequence ATGGCGAAAACGCCCCCGCTCTTCGTCGTCGACGGCCCCGTCGCCGAGGGCTCCCGGATCGCGCTCGACGCCGCGGGGCGCCGCCACGCGCGGGCGCGGCGGCTGGCCGAGGGAAGCGCCGTCCGGCTGACCGACGGGGCGGGGTGCGAGGCGCGGGGAGTGATCGAGCGGCTCTCGCGCGACGCGTGCGAGGTGCGGGTGCTCGCCGGCGTTGCCCGCGAGATCGGCCCGCCCGGCGTCGAGCTCTTCGTCTCCGCCATCCGCCTTCCGCGGCTCTCGTGGCTCGCCGAGAAGGCGACCGAGCTCGGCGCCGGGAAGGTGACGATCGTCGCGAGCGAGCGCGCGCAGCGCGGCCGCGTCGAGGGGGCGGCCCGGGATCGTGAGCGCCTCGCGCGGATCGCGCGCGCGGCGGCGGAGCAGAGCGGGCAGCTCACGGCGCCGGAGTTCGCCGGACCGGTCGCCGCCGCGGAGGTTCTCGCCCGGGCCGCGGCGGTCTCCTCCGCGCTCCTCCTCGATCGTTCGGGAGGACCGTTCCCCGGCTCGCTCGCGACGCCGGTCGCGCTCTGGGTGGGCCCCGAGGGAGGGTGGAGCGCCGAGGAGCTCGCGGCCGCCGACGCCGCCGGGTGGACGCGCGTGCGGCTTCCCGGCGCGACGCTGCGCGCGGAGACGGCCGCGATCGCCGCGATCGTCCTGACCCTTCGGGCGATTGACACCGCGGCGCGGGCGGGCGGACAATAG
- a CDS encoding thiamine phosphate synthase produces the protein MKTMCVTGRSTRSDADYDRLLAGFGAFPPDYFEVRDKAATDRRVLELLRRAVEALGGPRVLANSRFDLALAAGAGGVVLPDEGLPVEPVRRETPRGFVVGKSTHSPEAARNAAEAGADLVLLGPIFDTPSKREFGPPLAPAAIPETGDSWPASASLFVIGGIDLRRLDALAPFRARIAGFAGIRAFEDAADPGAVVREARDR, from the coding sequence ATGAAGACGATGTGCGTGACCGGCCGCTCGACGCGTTCGGACGCCGACTACGACCGGCTGCTCGCCGGATTCGGGGCGTTCCCTCCCGACTATTTCGAAGTCCGCGACAAGGCGGCGACGGACCGGCGAGTGCTCGAGCTCCTGCGCCGCGCCGTCGAAGCCCTCGGCGGACCGCGCGTGCTCGCGAACTCCCGGTTCGACCTCGCGCTCGCCGCCGGCGCCGGCGGCGTCGTGCTGCCGGACGAAGGGCTCCCGGTCGAGCCGGTCCGGCGCGAGACGCCCCGCGGGTTCGTCGTCGGCAAGTCGACGCATTCCCCCGAGGCCGCGCGCAACGCCGCGGAGGCGGGCGCCGATCTCGTGCTGCTCGGCCCGATCTTCGACACCCCATCCAAGCGCGAGTTCGGACCGCCGCTCGCCCCCGCGGCGATCCCGGAGACGGGCGACTCCTGGCCCGCATCGGCTTCGCTCTTCGTCATCGGCGGCATCGACCTCCGACGCCTCGACGCCCTCGCGCCCTTTCGCGCCCGGATCGCGGGTTTCGCCGGGATCCGGGCGTTCGAGGACGCCGCCGATCCGGGCGCGGTCGTGCGCGAAGCGAGAGACCGGTGA